The Streptococcus viridans genome includes a window with the following:
- a CDS encoding Cof-type HAD-IIB family hydrolase, with product MEIKLVATDMDGTFLDENHEFDQALFLKVLKKFQEKGIYFAAASGRPLLSLKTIFKEVQDQIIFIAENGSVVEFHGEDVYEATMSPDFYQAMFARLQESPYFDKNKCLLTGKRGSYVLKTVDPDYLTASQNYNENIQTVSDFSEIDDLVFKMTTNFDQEVLAEGEAWVTQNVEGVKAMTTGYECIDIVLDYVDKGVAIQALMDQLGISRDQVLAFGDNLNDLHMMQVVGHPIAPENARPEILELAETILPHHSTGSVLRYMEEEL from the coding sequence ATGGAAATTAAATTAGTCGCAACAGACATGGATGGGACCTTTTTGGATGAAAATCATGAATTTGATCAAGCTTTATTCCTAAAGGTACTAAAGAAGTTTCAAGAAAAAGGGATCTACTTTGCGGCAGCAAGTGGTCGGCCTCTCCTCTCTTTGAAGACAATCTTTAAAGAGGTCCAGGATCAGATTATTTTCATAGCTGAAAACGGCAGTGTTGTTGAATTTCATGGTGAAGATGTCTATGAAGCGACCATGAGTCCAGATTTTTATCAAGCCATGTTTGCTAGGTTGCAGGAAAGTCCCTATTTTGATAAAAATAAGTGCTTGTTAACGGGAAAACGCGGGAGCTATGTTTTAAAGACTGTTGATCCAGACTATCTAACTGCTTCGCAAAATTACAATGAAAACATTCAAACGGTGTCAGATTTTTCAGAAATTGATGATCTTGTCTTTAAGATGACCACCAATTTTGACCAAGAAGTATTAGCAGAAGGTGAAGCCTGGGTTACCCAAAATGTTGAGGGTGTTAAGGCCATGACGACGGGTTATGAGTGTATTGATATTGTCTTGGATTATGTGGACAAGGGAGTCGCCATTCAAGCCCTAATGGATCAGTTGGGCATTAGTCGAGACCAAGTCCTAGCTTTTGGAGATAATCTCAATGATCTTCATATGATGCAGGTTGTTGGCCATCCAATTGCACCAGAAAATGCCCGTCCAGAGATTTTGGAACTGGCTGAAACCATATTGCCCCATCATTCGACAGGATCTGTCCTGCGCTATATGGAGGAAGAATTATGA
- a CDS encoding YbaN family protein, whose amino-acid sequence MSGRIGAVSLKYVYITVGFISLGLGIIGIPLPILPTTPFLLLAMACFAKSSQRFEDWLHGTKLYQTYVADYRETKSISKKRKKRIILQIYLLMGISIYLAPLWFVKLGLVGLTIFISYYLFKVIPDKEE is encoded by the coding sequence ATGAGTGGAAGAATAGGAGCAGTTAGTTTGAAATATGTGTATATAACAGTAGGGTTTATTTCCTTAGGATTAGGGATTATTGGGATTCCTTTACCTATTTTACCTACGACCCCGTTTCTTTTATTAGCCATGGCTTGTTTTGCCAAGAGTTCTCAACGGTTTGAAGACTGGTTACATGGGACCAAGTTGTACCAAACTTATGTAGCAGATTATCGGGAAACAAAGTCGATCTCTAAGAAACGGAAAAAACGAATTATTTTACAAATTTATCTTTTGATGGGGATTTCCATTTACCTGGCTCCACTCTGGTTTGTGAAATTAGGTCTAGTGGGATTAACTATTTTTATAAGCTATTATTTGTTCAAAGTGATTCCGGATAAAGAAGAATGA
- a CDS encoding MBL fold metallo-hydrolase, producing MDEKGFKYSILASGSSGNSFYLETPKKKILVDAGLSGKKITGLLAEIDRKPEDLDAILITHEHSDHIHGVGVLARKYGMDLYANEATWKAMEGSKYLGKVDDSQKHLFEMGKTLTFGDLDVESFGVSHDAAAPQFYRFMKDGKSFVMLTDTGYVSDRMAGIVENADGYLIESNHDVEILRAGSYAWRLKQRILSDLGHLSNEDGADAMIRTLGNKTKKIYLGHLSKENNIKELAHMTMVNQLARADLAVGHDFEVLDTSPDTATPLVDI from the coding sequence ATGGATGAAAAAGGGTTTAAGTATAGTATTTTAGCTTCGGGTTCGAGTGGTAATTCATTTTACCTAGAGACACCTAAGAAAAAAATTCTAGTAGATGCAGGCTTGTCCGGGAAGAAGATTACAGGTTTGCTTGCAGAAATTGATCGCAAACCCGAAGATCTTGACGCTATTTTGATCACACATGAACATTCGGATCACATTCATGGCGTTGGTGTGCTAGCTCGTAAATACGGGATGGACCTATACGCCAATGAAGCTACATGGAAGGCCATGGAGGGAAGCAAGTACCTTGGGAAGGTCGATGACTCCCAGAAACATCTTTTTGAAATGGGCAAGACCTTAACCTTCGGGGATTTGGATGTGGAAAGTTTTGGTGTCAGTCATGATGCTGCGGCTCCCCAGTTCTATCGTTTCATGAAGGATGGGAAGAGTTTTGTCATGCTGACGGATACAGGTTATGTCAGTGATCGGATGGCAGGGATTGTTGAAAATGCAGATGGCTATTTGATCGAGTCCAACCACGATGTGGAAATCCTACGAGCTGGCTCTTATGCTTGGCGATTAAAGCAACGGATCTTATCCGATTTGGGTCACCTCTCTAATGAAGATGGTGCGGATGCCATGATTCGGACACTAGGCAATAAGACCAAAAAGATTTATCTGGGCCACTTATCGAAGGAAAACAATATCAAGGAATTGGCCCATATGACCATGGTCAATCAATTGGCTCGAGCAGATTTGGCAGTGGGTCATGATTTTGAAGTGTTGGATACATCTCCAGATACAGCGACTCCATTAGTAGATATCTAA
- the rnc gene encoding ribonuclease III: MQALYNLLAEKFRLTFDDTELLETAFTHTSYANEHRLLKISHNERLEFLGDAVLQLVISEYLFALYPSKPEGDLSKMRSMIVREESLAGFSRDCGFDQFIKLGKGEEKSGGRNRDTILGDLFEAFLGALLLDKGVETVRDFIQQVMIPKVEAGQFEQVIDYKTRLQEILQIHGDVLITYEVTSESGPAHAKEFEVQVSVNGKIIGQGRGRSKKAAEQEAAKKAVENKVDPSCI, encoded by the coding sequence ATGCAAGCCTTATATAACCTCCTTGCTGAGAAATTTCGTCTGACTTTTGACGATACAGAATTGTTGGAAACAGCTTTTACACATACCTCATATGCGAATGAGCATCGCCTCTTAAAAATTTCACATAATGAACGTTTGGAATTTTTAGGAGACGCTGTTCTCCAGTTAGTGATTTCCGAATATTTATTTGCCCTCTATCCAAGTAAGCCAGAGGGTGATTTGTCAAAAATGCGTTCCATGATTGTTCGTGAGGAAAGCCTGGCAGGTTTTTCCCGTGATTGTGGTTTCGATCAATTTATCAAACTTGGCAAGGGAGAGGAAAAATCTGGTGGACGGAACCGCGACACCATCTTAGGAGATTTGTTTGAAGCTTTTTTAGGAGCCTTGCTCTTGGATAAGGGCGTGGAGACTGTTCGGGATTTCATTCAGCAAGTCATGATTCCTAAAGTCGAGGCAGGTCAATTTGAGCAAGTGATTGACTATAAGACGCGCTTGCAAGAAATTCTTCAAATCCATGGGGATGTCTTGATTACCTATGAGGTGACGAGTGAGTCAGGACCAGCTCATGCCAAAGAATTTGAAGTGCAAGTGTCTGTCAATGGGAAAATAATCGGTCAAGGACGCGGCCGGTCTAAAAAGGCTGCAGAGCAAGAAGCAGCAAAAAAAGCAGTGGAAAATAAGGTGGATCCCTCATGTATTTAA
- the smc gene encoding chromosome segregation protein SMC has protein sequence MYLKEIEIQGFKSFADKTRVIFDQGVTAVVGPNGSGKSNITESLRWALGESSVKSLRGGKMPDVIFAGTETRKPLNYACVTVVLDNRDAFIKHAAKEIRVERHIYRSGDSEYKIDGKKVRLRDVHDLFMDTGLGRDSFSIISQGKVEEIFNSKPEERRAIFEEAAGVLKFKTRRKETEAKLVQTQDNLDRLEDIIFELEGQIKPLEKQALVAKRFLELDQERQVLYLDVLIAQIEVNKKDYDQAVQEEASIQEQLKAYYQKREEYEAESLRLKQSRQALQHQLSDDQASLLELTRLLSDLEKQIELARLESQQVARSRQENQERVNSLEERLQVLRNQLEEKQANTKSLQEELQKSQEALEGLEKELASFSEDPDQVIDYLREKYVALMQDEAERSNELTTIENQLEASAQLSQSKKEDYQNQIQMVTELQEKEQVAQEAYQGAQEHLKHLLETYKSEAKRFEEARQAYQEAQAKLFDLLDQSKEKQARINSLEAIQKNHSNFYAGVKSVLQEATRLGGIVGAVSEKLSFSPEYQTALEIALGASSQHIIVEDEGAATRAIEHLKKNRSGRATFLPLTTIKPRYLAGKNQELIESCPGFLGMASSLVDYDPSLESIFQNLLGVTAIFDTIEHAKAAARKVAYQVRIVTLDGTELRTGGSYAGGANRSNNSIFIKPELDRLHQELVSLQKNLREVEGQVQEQEDQVTQSQEKLESLKGQGEGARLEEQRLQLAFEQAHQQLLDAQELLELIRTELDEGSDQELLQKRDHLQARLKEIEAEKEQVTDEIEEVKLNKDVVVEKIENLRAAIAKLQLQQTELKSRLTYDQTDAERLRQELATTEREIQALQYAIEQGEDRHEQIDVSVLEKQLQATLQEKTALEQAVIRKQFELEDLEGQSEDVAGHMEQARRQNEEWIRQQAKAESNRDRLADKLNKLMLALTDEFKMSFEEASKQANELENLAQSEQALKDLEKAIKALGPVNIDAIEQYDEVKTRFDFLSGQREDVLAAKNLLLETINDMNDEVKERFKSTFEAIRESFRVTFKQMFGGGSADLILTDGDLLSAGVEISVQPPGKKIQSLNLMSGGEKALSALALLFSIIRVKTIPFVILDEVEAALDEANVKRFGDYLNRFDKESQFIVVTHRKGTMAAADSIYGVTMQESGVSKIVSVKLKDIEGMDNGN, from the coding sequence ATGTATTTAAAGGAAATTGAGATTCAAGGATTTAAGTCTTTTGCAGATAAGACCCGAGTTATCTTTGACCAAGGGGTCACCGCAGTGGTTGGCCCTAATGGATCTGGAAAATCAAACATTACAGAAAGTCTGCGCTGGGCCTTAGGGGAATCGAGTGTCAAGAGCCTACGTGGTGGCAAGATGCCGGACGTGATTTTTGCAGGGACTGAAACTAGGAAACCCTTGAACTACGCCTGCGTAACGGTAGTACTGGATAACCGGGACGCTTTTATCAAACATGCTGCTAAGGAAATCCGAGTGGAGCGTCATATTTATCGCTCGGGTGATAGTGAGTACAAGATTGATGGTAAGAAAGTTCGTTTGAGAGATGTCCATGATCTCTTTATGGATACTGGACTTGGTAGAGATTCTTTCTCTATTATTTCCCAAGGGAAGGTTGAAGAAATCTTTAACTCCAAACCAGAAGAGAGACGGGCTATTTTTGAGGAAGCCGCTGGGGTTCTTAAATTTAAGACTCGTCGCAAGGAAACGGAAGCTAAGCTGGTTCAGACCCAGGATAATTTGGACCGTCTGGAAGACATTATTTTTGAATTAGAAGGGCAAATCAAACCTCTTGAAAAGCAAGCGCTTGTGGCCAAACGTTTCTTAGAATTGGATCAAGAACGCCAAGTTCTTTATTTGGATGTTTTGATCGCACAAATTGAAGTCAATAAAAAAGACTATGATCAAGCTGTCCAAGAAGAAGCTTCCATTCAGGAACAATTAAAGGCTTATTACCAGAAAAGAGAAGAGTATGAGGCGGAAAGTCTCCGATTGAAACAGAGTCGTCAGGCCCTTCAACACCAATTATCGGATGATCAAGCTAGCCTCTTGGAATTGACTCGCCTCTTAAGTGATTTGGAGAAACAAATCGAATTGGCACGCTTGGAGTCGCAACAGGTCGCCCGAAGCCGTCAGGAGAATCAAGAGCGGGTCAATAGTCTGGAAGAACGCCTACAAGTTCTTCGGAATCAGTTGGAAGAAAAACAAGCCAATACAAAGAGTCTTCAAGAAGAATTGCAAAAGAGTCAAGAAGCTCTTGAAGGTCTGGAGAAAGAGTTGGCCAGCTTCTCAGAAGATCCAGACCAGGTGATTGATTATTTACGTGAAAAATACGTGGCCTTAATGCAGGATGAAGCGGAGCGATCAAACGAATTAACAACCATTGAAAATCAATTGGAAGCCTCAGCTCAATTGTCACAAAGTAAAAAGGAAGATTACCAAAATCAAATCCAAATGGTGACAGAGTTGCAGGAAAAAGAGCAGGTTGCTCAAGAAGCTTATCAAGGAGCTCAAGAGCATCTGAAACACTTGCTTGAGACCTATAAATCAGAGGCAAAACGGTTTGAGGAAGCTCGCCAGGCTTATCAAGAAGCGCAAGCCAAGTTGTTTGATTTACTTGATCAAAGTAAGGAAAAACAGGCTCGCATTAACAGTTTAGAGGCGATTCAAAAAAATCATAGTAATTTTTATGCGGGCGTGAAGAGTGTCTTGCAAGAAGCGACTCGCTTAGGTGGAATCGTGGGAGCTGTCAGTGAAAAACTTTCCTTCTCACCAGAGTATCAGACTGCCTTAGAGATTGCTCTGGGAGCCAGCAGTCAGCATATTATCGTAGAAGACGAAGGAGCAGCAACACGGGCAATCGAACATCTGAAGAAGAATCGCTCGGGTCGGGCAACCTTCCTTCCTTTGACAACTATTAAACCACGATACCTTGCAGGAAAGAATCAAGAACTGATTGAATCCTGTCCAGGATTCCTAGGGATGGCTAGCAGTTTGGTGGACTATGATCCTTCCCTCGAGTCGATTTTTCAAAACCTTTTGGGTGTCACAGCTATTTTTGATACGATTGAGCACGCCAAGGCGGCTGCCCGCAAGGTTGCCTACCAAGTTCGTATCGTGACGCTCGATGGAACCGAACTGCGCACGGGTGGTTCCTATGCAGGGGGAGCGAATCGAAGTAATAATTCGATTTTTATCAAGCCAGAACTGGATCGTTTGCACCAAGAATTGGTCTCTCTTCAGAAGAACTTGCGAGAAGTAGAAGGGCAAGTGCAAGAGCAAGAGGACCAAGTGACTCAATCGCAAGAAAAACTAGAATCTTTGAAAGGCCAAGGAGAAGGGGCACGACTAGAAGAGCAACGCCTTCAATTGGCTTTTGAGCAAGCTCACCAGCAACTCTTGGATGCCCAAGAACTGTTAGAACTTATCCGTACAGAGCTGGATGAAGGTAGCGACCAGGAGCTCCTCCAAAAACGGGATCACTTACAAGCGCGACTGAAAGAAATTGAGGCGGAAAAAGAGCAAGTCACTGATGAGATTGAAGAAGTCAAGCTCAATAAAGATGTCGTTGTCGAGAAAATTGAAAATTTACGAGCAGCCATTGCCAAGCTCCAATTACAGCAAACAGAGTTGAAGAGTCGATTGACCTATGACCAGACAGATGCCGAACGCTTGCGGCAAGAGTTGGCTACTACTGAACGGGAAATCCAAGCTCTCCAATATGCGATTGAGCAGGGAGAAGATCGACATGAGCAAATCGATGTTTCTGTCCTTGAAAAACAACTGCAAGCAACCCTTCAAGAGAAAACCGCTCTGGAGCAAGCTGTGATTCGTAAGCAATTTGAATTAGAGGATTTGGAAGGCCAGTCTGAAGATGTAGCGGGTCATATGGAACAAGCCCGTCGTCAAAATGAGGAGTGGATTCGCCAACAGGCTAAAGCAGAATCTAATCGTGATCGCCTGGCAGATAAGCTAAATAAACTGATGTTAGCTCTGACCGATGAATTTAAGATGAGTTTTGAGGAAGCGTCTAAACAGGCCAATGAGCTAGAAAATCTAGCCCAGTCTGAGCAAGCCTTAAAAGACTTGGAGAAAGCGATTAAAGCCTTAGGACCTGTCAATATTGATGCTATCGAACAATACGATGAGGTCAAGACGCGATTTGATTTCCTTTCCGGACAACGAGAAGATGTCTTGGCAGCCAAGAATCTTCTTCTCGAAACCATTAATGACATGAATGATGAGGTGAAGGAACGCTTTAAATCTACATTCGAAGCGATTCGTGAATCCTTCCGAGTCACCTTTAAACAAATGTTTGGGGGAGGATCAGCTGATCTTATCTTGACGGATGGAGATCTCTTGTCAGCTGGGGTCGAGATTTCTGTCCAACCGCCTGGTAAGAAAATTCAATCCTTGAATTTGATGAGTGGTGGGGAGAAAGCTTTGTCAGCATTGGCGTTACTCTTCTCAATCATTCGTGTCAAGACTATTCCATTTGTCATCTTGGATGAGGTAGAAGCGGCTCTAGACGAAGCCAATGTAAAACGGTTTGGAGATTATCTTAATCGTTTTGATAAGGAAAGTCAGTTTATCGTGGTTACCCACCGTAAGGGAACCATGGCTGCAGCAGATTCCATCTATGGAGTGACCATGCAAGAATCCGGAGTCTCTAAGATTGTATCTGTGAAGCTGAAAGATATAGAAGGAATGGATAATGGAAATTAA